From Alcaligenes faecalis, the proteins below share one genomic window:
- a CDS encoding 6,7-dimethyl-8-ribityllumazine synthase, with product MNSITPANLLAPRIAFIQACWHKDIVDQARLGFIDEVKAMGHDSSLIDFFEVGGAFEIPLHAQRLAQSGQYAAVVAAGLVVDGGIYRHDFVATAVIQGLMQVQLSTNVPVFSVVLTPHHFHDGKEHHDYFHRHFVLKGQEAARTCLDTVSKLQALPATSVAAL from the coding sequence ATGAACAGTATTACCCCAGCCAATCTTCTGGCTCCCCGTATCGCCTTTATTCAAGCTTGCTGGCACAAGGACATTGTGGATCAGGCCCGTCTGGGTTTTATCGACGAAGTCAAAGCCATGGGCCATGACAGCAGCCTGATCGACTTCTTTGAAGTGGGCGGCGCCTTTGAAATTCCGCTGCATGCACAACGTCTGGCCCAATCGGGACAGTACGCTGCTGTAGTCGCTGCGGGTCTGGTGGTTGATGGCGGCATCTATCGCCACGACTTTGTGGCTACCGCAGTGATTCAAGGTTTGATGCAAGTCCAGCTCAGCACCAACGTGCCCGTGTTTTCGGTCGTGCTGACTCCACACCATTTCCATGATGGCAAAGAGCACCACGATTACTTCCATCGTCACTTTGTGCTCAAGGGCCAGGAAGCGGCCCGTACGTGCCTGGATACCGTGAGCAAGTTGCAGGCGCTGCCTGCGACATCTGTCGCCGCTCTCTAA
- a CDS encoding methyltransferase domain-containing protein, giving the protein MSQLPSLPINSAHVEQQFNRRAPLDHAQFLYGEVAQRMLSRLALVRLQPTHILDAGCGASHALEPLRSRYPDMNYTGLDRSAKLLDIARERYQSKPSLWQKLRNQPTPAANWIQADMANSGLPAESQELVWSNMALHWHPEPHRVLAEWNRLLKPETLVMFSCLGPGSFAELRSAMEQADLGTRTLEFVDMHDFGDLLLENGFADPVMDQEVVTLTYRSAEKLLDDLRLLGGNPHPQRKASLSTLPWRQRLLNALEKQRHMDGTLHLSLEIAYGHAWRARSRRSTQGEVSVPISTISRRPKPQE; this is encoded by the coding sequence ATGTCCCAGTTACCTTCTTTGCCAATCAACTCCGCCCACGTCGAGCAGCAATTCAATCGCCGCGCTCCCCTGGATCACGCTCAGTTTCTTTATGGTGAAGTCGCGCAACGGATGTTGTCCCGGCTGGCTTTGGTACGCCTGCAACCCACTCATATTCTGGATGCTGGCTGTGGGGCCAGCCATGCGCTGGAACCTTTGCGTTCCCGCTACCCGGACATGAACTACACCGGTCTGGATCGCAGCGCCAAGCTGCTGGACATCGCCCGCGAGCGTTACCAGTCCAAACCCAGCCTGTGGCAAAAACTGCGCAATCAGCCTACGCCAGCGGCCAACTGGATTCAGGCCGATATGGCCAATAGCGGTCTGCCCGCAGAAAGCCAGGAACTGGTCTGGTCGAACATGGCCCTGCACTGGCACCCTGAACCGCATCGGGTCCTGGCTGAATGGAACCGCCTGTTGAAACCCGAAACGCTGGTCATGTTCTCCTGCCTGGGCCCCGGCTCTTTTGCCGAACTGCGCAGTGCCATGGAGCAAGCGGACCTGGGCACCAGAACGCTGGAGTTCGTGGACATGCACGACTTTGGTGATCTGCTGCTGGAGAACGGTTTTGCTGATCCCGTGATGGATCAGGAAGTCGTGACGCTGACGTATCGCAGTGCTGAAAAACTGCTGGATGATTTACGTCTGCTGGGCGGCAATCCGCACCCTCAACGCAAGGCCAGCCTGAGCACCCTGCCCTGGCGTCAGCGCCTGCTCAATGCGCTGGAAAAACAGCGCCATATGGATGGCACTTTGCATCTGAGCCTGGAAATTGCCTACGGGCACGCCTGGCGCGCCCGTAGCCGTCGCAGTACCCAGGGCGAGGTCAGCGTACCGATCTCCACGATCAGCCGCCGCCCCAAACCCCAGGAATAA
- a CDS encoding Bug family tripartite tricarboxylate transporter substrate binding protein — translation MSLLARSRDLLIRSVLGLACTGLLAQSALAQSSWPERPIQMVVPFPAGSSPDALARAISEPLSQALGQTVIVDNRPGAGGNIGTRFVAHAKPDGYTLLLTINGPMVTAPTLYKTSLGYDPLKDLQAISMIGTSPNVLVVPANSPANTVEEFIALAKSRPGELNYGTVGPGSSAHLAMAMLEHAVDIKLEQIPYSGFPQILTAIIGGDIDAAFMVPGIAMPQVEAGKVKALAVTSLQPSELLPGLDTMAQAGLENFEAISWDAFFVPHNTSDDVVKRLNQEITTILQRDDIKAKLNAFYFSSEPSTPQEMTDKIIADKARWDEVIERLNLSLE, via the coding sequence ATGTCATTGCTTGCTCGTTCTCGTGATCTTCTGATCCGCTCCGTCCTGGGGCTGGCCTGCACTGGTTTGCTGGCTCAATCGGCCCTGGCCCAATCCAGCTGGCCCGAGCGTCCCATTCAAATGGTCGTGCCTTTCCCGGCAGGCTCCTCGCCTGACGCCCTGGCCCGTGCCATTTCCGAGCCCCTGTCCCAAGCCTTGGGGCAGACCGTCATTGTTGATAACCGTCCCGGTGCTGGCGGCAATATTGGCACGCGTTTTGTGGCGCACGCCAAACCCGACGGCTACACCTTGCTGCTGACCATCAATGGTCCCATGGTGACCGCCCCCACCCTGTACAAGACCTCGCTGGGATACGACCCGCTGAAAGACTTGCAGGCTATTTCCATGATTGGCACCAGCCCCAATGTGCTGGTCGTTCCGGCCAACTCGCCCGCCAACACGGTGGAAGAGTTCATTGCCCTGGCCAAATCCCGCCCCGGCGAATTGAACTACGGCACGGTTGGCCCCGGCAGCTCGGCCCACCTGGCCATGGCCATGCTGGAACATGCGGTTGATATCAAGCTGGAGCAAATCCCCTACTCGGGCTTCCCACAAATCCTGACCGCCATTATTGGTGGTGACATTGACGCTGCCTTCATGGTGCCCGGTATTGCCATGCCCCAGGTTGAAGCAGGCAAGGTGAAAGCCCTGGCCGTGACGTCCCTGCAGCCCAGCGAATTGCTGCCCGGTCTGGACACCATGGCACAAGCCGGACTGGAAAACTTCGAGGCAATTTCCTGGGACGCCTTCTTTGTGCCCCACAACACCTCGGATGATGTGGTCAAACGCCTGAATCAGGAAATCACCACCATCCTGCAACGCGACGATATCAAGGCCAAGCTCAATGCCTTTTATTTCTCGTCCGAGCCATCAACGCCGCAAGAAATGACGGACAAGATCATTGCCGACAAAGCTCGTTGGGATGAGGTGATTGAACGTCTGAATCTGTCGCTGGAATAA
- a CDS encoding TonB-dependent receptor domain-containing protein has translation MKMKTGLRWPLAALSLACMSAWAQERNEVEQLGAISVTASGFAQEVVSAPASITVIPREELEGKRFESLADALRQVPGVSVLGGDKGAISIRGMESEHVLVLIDGRRQDMRQITMKGGVSEALDMNWIPPLEAIERIEVVRGPMSTLYGSEALGGVINIVTRKVADKWHGSLTGGYTLQDSGSAGNSGSADLYLSGPLVPGRLGLQFWGYHKQRQEDLVLNGFARAKRQNGTVRLWATPNDNHEFMFEAGRTTQHFWTTPGKSLALTGKANENEYVRDSYTLAHTGRWGSFDTELSLNREQAYRDGPTQTARPDIRNTVIDGKLTLPLADHMLVGGFQWRKSELQADGYYANPNGAGVDTSVREYSLFLEDEWSLSPSFALTGGVRMDDNEFYGRHWTPRLYGVWSATDAWTLKGGIAKGFKSPTIMQSNPQIGLPQRGGAYTWGNPDLEPEVSTNVELGLYFDDGGPLSANATLFHTRYKNKIANTGSRQLYYPDGRPVPPDPYTNSMYSTYFNITEARVQGLELGLAYRFNEQWKVRGSYTFTDSKVRNGSATILGFGYPQSEGQPLVATPRNMGSLTVDWTPNEAVSAFSTLSVRGRETNISWGQGGAVSESMGTIATVDLGASWRARKDLSLSAAVYNLTDRRRDSGTSGAYSYAEDGRRFWLQAEYRF, from the coding sequence ATGAAAATGAAAACGGGGCTGCGCTGGCCCTTGGCCGCCTTGTCCTTGGCGTGCATGTCTGCTTGGGCTCAGGAGCGTAATGAAGTTGAACAGCTGGGTGCTATCTCGGTGACGGCATCGGGCTTTGCTCAGGAGGTGGTAAGTGCACCCGCGTCCATCACAGTGATTCCGCGTGAGGAGCTGGAGGGGAAACGCTTCGAGTCCTTGGCCGATGCCTTGCGGCAAGTGCCGGGTGTCAGTGTTCTGGGAGGTGACAAGGGGGCGATTTCGATCCGTGGCATGGAGTCCGAGCACGTGCTGGTTCTGATTGATGGTCGTCGTCAGGACATGCGTCAGATCACCATGAAGGGGGGCGTGTCTGAGGCTCTGGACATGAACTGGATTCCCCCGCTGGAAGCTATCGAGCGTATCGAGGTGGTGCGAGGCCCCATGTCGACCTTGTACGGCTCCGAGGCTTTGGGTGGGGTCATCAATATCGTGACACGCAAAGTGGCCGATAAATGGCACGGCTCACTGACAGGGGGCTATACCTTGCAAGACAGTGGTTCGGCAGGAAATAGCGGCTCAGCCGATCTGTACCTGTCTGGCCCCCTTGTGCCGGGGCGTCTGGGCTTGCAGTTCTGGGGCTATCACAAGCAGCGTCAGGAAGATCTGGTTCTGAATGGCTTTGCGCGCGCCAAACGCCAAAACGGCACGGTACGCTTGTGGGCGACTCCCAATGACAATCATGAGTTCATGTTTGAAGCAGGCCGCACGACTCAGCACTTCTGGACTACACCGGGCAAGTCCCTGGCATTGACGGGCAAGGCTAATGAAAACGAGTACGTGCGCGATAGCTATACGCTGGCGCATACCGGCCGCTGGGGTAGCTTTGATACCGAATTGAGCCTTAACCGCGAGCAGGCTTATCGCGATGGCCCAACGCAAACCGCTCGCCCTGATATTCGCAATACCGTGATCGATGGCAAGCTGACTTTGCCTTTGGCTGATCACATGCTGGTAGGCGGTTTTCAGTGGCGCAAGAGCGAACTGCAGGCCGACGGCTACTATGCCAATCCCAATGGTGCGGGCGTGGATACTTCCGTGCGTGAGTACTCTTTGTTCCTGGAAGATGAATGGAGCCTGAGCCCATCCTTCGCCCTGACCGGCGGCGTGCGTATGGACGACAACGAGTTCTATGGCCGTCACTGGACTCCCCGTTTGTACGGTGTCTGGAGTGCGACGGATGCCTGGACGCTGAAAGGCGGGATCGCCAAGGGTTTCAAGTCCCCGACCATCATGCAAAGCAATCCGCAAATCGGTTTGCCACAGCGTGGTGGTGCCTACACCTGGGGTAATCCGGATCTGGAACCTGAGGTCAGCACCAACGTAGAGCTGGGCCTGTATTTTGACGATGGCGGCCCTTTGAGCGCCAACGCCACCTTGTTCCACACGCGCTACAAGAACAAGATTGCCAATACTGGCTCGCGTCAGCTGTACTACCCCGATGGTCGCCCTGTGCCACCGGATCCGTATACCAACAGCATGTACAGCACTTACTTCAATATCACTGAAGCACGGGTGCAGGGTCTGGAGTTGGGCTTGGCTTACCGCTTTAACGAGCAGTGGAAAGTGCGCGGCAGCTATACCTTCACGGACTCCAAGGTTCGTAATGGCAGCGCCACGATTCTGGGCTTTGGCTACCCGCAGTCCGAAGGTCAACCTTTGGTGGCAACCCCACGCAATATGGGTAGTCTGACGGTGGATTGGACGCCAAATGAAGCGGTGTCGGCCTTCTCGACCTTGAGCGTACGGGGCCGGGAAACCAATATTTCCTGGGGGCAGGGCGGTGCCGTCAGCGAAAGCATGGGGACGATTGCCACGGTGGATCTGGGAGCCAGCTGGCGTGCCAGAAAAGACCTGAGCTTGAGTGCCGCCGTCTATAACCTGACCGATCGCCGCCGCGACTCGGGTACCAGCGGGGCCTATTCCTACGCGGAAGATGGCCGCCGCTTCTGGTTGCAGGCCGAGTACCGCTTCTAA
- a CDS encoding response regulator, translating to MARILVVDDEIGIRELLSEILYDEGHTVQLAENAAQAREARLRGRPDLVLLDIWMPDTDGVSLLKEWASQGLLDMPVVMMSGHATVDTAVEATRIGAVDFLEKPITMQRLLKTVASGLERTVAPKALAAAARPVVQGGDRRPETASMVPGMAPAMAVPEVEQDESQLGSISLDLPLREARDEFERIYFEYHLRRENHSMTRVSERTGLERTHLYRKLKQLGIDSSRKRNQS from the coding sequence ATGGCCAGAATTCTGGTAGTTGATGACGAAATCGGCATTCGGGAACTTTTGTCGGAAATTCTTTACGACGAAGGGCACACCGTGCAATTGGCAGAGAATGCCGCCCAGGCTCGCGAGGCACGCTTGCGGGGCCGCCCCGATCTGGTCTTGCTGGATATCTGGATGCCAGACACTGACGGTGTCAGCCTGCTCAAGGAGTGGGCCTCCCAAGGCTTGCTGGATATGCCAGTGGTCATGATGAGTGGCCACGCCACGGTGGATACCGCGGTGGAAGCAACCCGTATTGGTGCGGTGGACTTCCTGGAAAAACCCATCACCATGCAGCGCCTGCTCAAGACCGTCGCCTCCGGTCTGGAGCGTACCGTTGCGCCCAAGGCGCTGGCAGCCGCTGCCCGCCCAGTGGTTCAGGGTGGTGATCGCCGCCCCGAAACAGCCAGCATGGTTCCCGGCATGGCGCCAGCCATGGCCGTGCCTGAAGTGGAGCAGGATGAGTCCCAGCTAGGCAGTATCTCGTTGGATCTGCCATTGCGTGAAGCCCGTGACGAGTTCGAGCGCATTTATTTTGAATATCATCTGCGTCGCGAAAATCACAGCATGACACGCGTGTCGGAGCGTACTGGTCTGGAGCGCACCCACTTGTACCGCAAGCTCAAACAGCTGGGTATAGACTCGTCGCGCAAGCGTAACCAGTCTTGA
- a CDS encoding ComF family protein, producing the protein MAHPLFRREPSHRLVGIPLLTRPCVLCGLRSPSGALCRFCRHALATPAEDLRCPRCALALPPLALLACPDCGAGQLSVQATVAGFDYEHPGDMLIHTFKISRRLEMAAVLAELMVQQWRRHGPVLNAACRVIPVPSQRSALHRRGFNPAAVLARRVAHSLGLSARLHIVVAQPRPEQAQKTLGRQARRQAMRGAFSVRESLQGHDVLLVDDVLTTGATLDALARACRSVGAQSVYALVAARAPWRLKVF; encoded by the coding sequence ATGGCGCATCCCCTGTTTCGGCGCGAGCCGAGCCATCGTCTTGTAGGGATTCCACTGCTGACACGACCTTGTGTGCTGTGTGGTTTACGTTCGCCAAGCGGCGCGCTGTGCCGCTTTTGCCGACACGCGCTGGCAACACCAGCAGAAGATTTGCGCTGTCCACGTTGCGCTCTGGCATTGCCCCCCTTGGCCTTGCTGGCCTGCCCGGATTGCGGAGCAGGGCAATTGTCCGTGCAAGCGACGGTTGCCGGATTTGACTATGAACATCCTGGCGATATGTTGATACATACGTTTAAAATTTCCCGGCGGCTGGAAATGGCCGCGGTGCTGGCTGAGCTGATGGTGCAGCAATGGCGTCGCCATGGGCCTGTGCTGAACGCAGCTTGCCGGGTCATACCCGTGCCTTCGCAGCGTAGCGCCTTGCACCGTCGGGGCTTCAATCCGGCCGCGGTACTGGCCAGGCGCGTGGCGCATTCATTGGGTTTGTCAGCTCGCCTGCATATCGTTGTGGCCCAGCCACGGCCTGAACAGGCTCAGAAAACCTTGGGGCGGCAGGCTCGCAGGCAGGCCATGCGGGGTGCTTTTAGCGTGCGGGAGTCCTTGCAGGGGCATGATGTGTTGCTGGTCGATGATGTGTTGACCACCGGAGCCACCTTGGATGCCCTGGCGCGGGCGTGCCGGTCGGTTGGTGCACAGTCTGTTTATGCCTTGGTTGCTGCTCGTGCTCCCTGGCGATTGAAGGTCTTCTAG
- a CDS encoding tRNA (cytidine(34)-2'-O)-methyltransferase, whose product MFHIVLVSPEIPPNTGNVIRLAANTGCVLHLVRPLGFELEDSKLRRAGLDYHEWAQVKVHDSLEEALQATGSAPDRAFALTTRGSHLLAEQSFQPGDVFVFGRETAGLSAEQLALFPNEQRIRLPMLTGQRSLNLSNAVAICVFDAWRQAGYEGGV is encoded by the coding sequence ATGTTTCATATCGTCCTGGTTTCACCCGAGATCCCTCCCAACACAGGTAACGTCATTCGACTGGCGGCCAATACGGGCTGTGTCCTGCACTTGGTGCGGCCTTTGGGCTTTGAGCTGGAAGACAGCAAGCTGCGTCGTGCCGGGCTGGATTATCACGAATGGGCGCAGGTGAAGGTACATGACAGCCTGGAAGAAGCCTTGCAGGCGACGGGCTCTGCGCCTGATCGCGCGTTTGCCCTGACCACACGTGGCAGTCATTTGCTGGCTGAGCAAAGTTTTCAGCCGGGTGATGTGTTCGTGTTCGGCCGCGAAACCGCCGGTTTGTCTGCCGAACAGCTGGCGCTGTTTCCTAACGAGCAGCGGATTCGCTTGCCCATGCTGACGGGACAACGCAGCTTGAACCTGTCTAACGCTGTGGCGATTTGTGTGTTTGATGCTTGGCGACAAGCGGGTTACGAAGGTGGTGTTTAA
- a CDS encoding response regulator transcription factor yields MSPVSDRSLMKNILIIEDHRPLLSLLASHLQGQGYSIRTATTGRIGLALLQEHSFDALILDLGLPDMDGMEILAQLHHPDRSQRLPCLILSARDAVHNRIQGLRGGADDYLLKPFDLVELEARLSAILRRAVPHRYQQLMVANLRFEPEVRQAWVNEHALMLPRRESLLLQELMQASPRLLVKDYLLEQLYKSQTDISLNAIEALVSKLRRKLREHHAQVCIDTVRGVGYRLRPL; encoded by the coding sequence ATGAGCCCGGTTTCTGACCGTAGTCTGATGAAAAACATTCTGATTATTGAAGACCATCGGCCTTTATTGAGCCTGCTGGCAAGCCATCTGCAAGGTCAGGGCTACTCCATCCGCACCGCCACCACGGGCCGGATCGGTTTGGCCTTGCTCCAGGAACATAGCTTTGACGCCCTGATCCTGGATCTGGGCCTGCCCGATATGGACGGCATGGAGATTCTGGCGCAGCTGCATCATCCGGATCGCAGCCAGCGCCTGCCCTGCCTGATTCTGAGTGCCCGCGATGCTGTCCACAATCGCATTCAAGGGCTGCGTGGCGGCGCAGATGACTATCTGCTCAAGCCCTTTGATCTGGTGGAACTGGAGGCGCGTCTGAGCGCAATTTTGCGCAGGGCGGTCCCCCATCGCTATCAACAGCTGATGGTCGCCAACCTGCGCTTTGAGCCCGAAGTACGCCAAGCCTGGGTCAATGAACACGCCTTGATGCTGCCCCGGCGCGAAAGCCTGCTGCTGCAGGAGTTGATGCAGGCCAGCCCCCGCCTGCTCGTGAAAGATTATTTGCTGGAGCAGCTGTACAAAAGCCAGACCGACATCAGTCTGAATGCCATCGAAGCCCTGGTTTCCAAGTTGCGCCGTAAATTGCGCGAGCATCATGCACAAGTATGCATAGACACGGTTCGAGGTGTCGGCTACCGTTTGCGCCCGCTATGA
- a CDS encoding sensor histidine kinase, whose translation MRWILRTALFGAGVSALALFSLLVWSTGNASRYAQQYDLLLVLNGVLAATLISWVLLLTIRLFRQIRRRQFGARMTARFAFYFTLIGIIPGALIYLLSVQFMSRSIESWFNVRVDTALESGLSLGRAALDSQLNELEGRANEMVSALNKADSAQYSSLLISLRENSGVTEAMVFSGNGRLIAFSSGRYDTLLPDMPPSSVMNQLRIAGRYSAAEVDDDAPVHDNGLDEGGVPAESTGLRLRTVLPLADPNRFAATLSGTADSRWLQVIQPVPDKIARNANQVQQGFRDYQELALSRQGLRKLYGITLTLALILAVFTAVAAALALSRRLTRPLLTLAAGTQAVGVGDYRALPEPPAKDEVGQLTRSFNAMTRQLDEARRMVEKNRLQLERSNMYLESVLSNLSSGVLAFDEMFRVTMFNQGAQRILQVDLRSIKGRPLETLEGAMTFASVIREAFSTHQAMGSDHPYWQQQFELEMQEGNEARDTIVTVLARGTLLRVDGQPTGYLVVFDDITDVISASRLVAWSEVARRLAHEIKNPLTPIQLSAERLAMKLESQLDEVHAAMLLRYTNTIVNQVSSLKKMVEDFREYARKPATQMQALNLNELITEVLTLYGWDPEEGMVRDDGYSVAIDVELDPDLPMVQGDPTQLRQVIHNLLANAREAAAQDQSLDQAHVFVKTMIAGVEGSDSSDAVSFVVSDNGPGFDPQMLVRVFEPYVTTKPTGTGLGLAIVKKIIEEHGGRIDVSNRREGGARISILFTRLAGQHIRLDSGRRANDNA comes from the coding sequence ATACGTTGGATCTTGCGCACCGCTCTGTTTGGAGCGGGTGTCAGCGCGTTGGCGCTGTTTTCGCTTCTTGTCTGGTCTACGGGCAACGCCTCGCGCTACGCGCAGCAGTATGACTTGCTGCTGGTGCTCAACGGTGTACTGGCCGCCACGCTGATTTCCTGGGTGCTGTTGCTGACGATTCGTCTGTTCAGGCAAATACGTCGGCGTCAGTTTGGTGCCCGCATGACGGCGCGCTTTGCCTTTTACTTCACTTTGATTGGCATTATTCCGGGGGCGCTGATTTATCTGCTTTCAGTGCAGTTCATGTCGCGCTCGATCGAGTCCTGGTTCAACGTGCGGGTGGATACGGCACTGGAATCGGGCTTGAGCCTGGGCCGCGCCGCCCTGGATTCGCAGCTCAATGAGCTGGAAGGTCGTGCCAATGAAATGGTGTCGGCGCTGAACAAGGCGGACAGCGCGCAGTACAGCAGCTTGCTGATCTCCTTGCGTGAAAACAGCGGGGTGACGGAGGCAATGGTGTTTTCGGGCAATGGTCGTCTGATTGCCTTTTCCTCGGGCCGCTACGACACGCTGCTGCCTGATATGCCGCCGTCCAGCGTGATGAATCAGCTGCGTATTGCAGGCCGCTATTCGGCTGCCGAGGTGGATGATGATGCGCCTGTTCACGACAACGGCCTGGACGAAGGCGGGGTTCCCGCAGAGTCCACAGGTTTGCGTCTGCGCACGGTTCTACCATTGGCCGATCCCAATCGCTTTGCAGCAACCTTGAGTGGTACGGCAGACTCGCGCTGGCTGCAGGTCATTCAGCCTGTGCCGGACAAGATTGCACGCAATGCCAACCAGGTGCAGCAAGGTTTCCGGGACTATCAGGAGCTGGCCTTGTCTCGTCAGGGCTTGCGCAAGCTCTACGGTATTACGCTGACGCTGGCCTTGATTCTGGCGGTGTTTACGGCTGTGGCGGCTGCCCTGGCTTTGTCTCGTCGCCTGACGCGTCCTTTGCTGACATTGGCTGCGGGGACGCAGGCGGTAGGGGTGGGGGACTATCGGGCTTTGCCTGAGCCGCCCGCCAAGGATGAAGTTGGCCAGTTGACGCGCTCTTTCAATGCCATGACCCGACAGCTGGATGAAGCGCGCCGCATGGTCGAGAAAAATCGTCTGCAGCTGGAGCGCTCCAATATGTACCTGGAGTCGGTGCTCAGCAACCTGTCCAGTGGTGTGCTGGCTTTTGATGAGATGTTCCGCGTCACCATGTTCAACCAAGGGGCGCAGCGTATCTTGCAGGTGGATCTGCGTTCGATTAAAGGTCGCCCGTTGGAAACGCTGGAAGGGGCCATGACCTTTGCCTCGGTGATACGTGAAGCCTTTTCCACGCATCAGGCTATGGGCTCGGACCATCCTTATTGGCAGCAGCAGTTTGAATTGGAAATGCAAGAAGGTAATGAAGCGCGTGATACTATCGTCACCGTTTTGGCCCGTGGTACCTTGTTGCGTGTAGATGGTCAGCCAACCGGCTATCTGGTGGTGTTTGACGATATTACCGACGTGATTTCCGCCAGCCGTCTGGTGGCCTGGAGCGAGGTGGCCCGACGCCTGGCACACGAGATCAAGAACCCATTAACGCCTATTCAGTTGTCCGCCGAACGTCTGGCCATGAAACTGGAGTCGCAGCTGGATGAAGTCCATGCTGCCATGTTGCTGCGCTATACCAATACCATCGTCAATCAGGTGAGTTCGCTGAAAAAGATGGTGGAAGATTTCCGGGAGTATGCCCGTAAACCTGCTACTCAGATGCAAGCGCTGAATCTGAATGAGCTGATTACCGAAGTACTGACTTTATATGGTTGGGACCCGGAAGAAGGCATGGTCCGGGACGATGGCTATAGTGTGGCGATTGATGTGGAGCTGGACCCTGATCTGCCCATGGTGCAAGGGGATCCGACGCAGCTGCGTCAGGTTATCCATAATCTGCTGGCCAATGCTCGTGAAGCGGCGGCCCAGGATCAATCACTTGACCAGGCGCATGTATTTGTTAAAACCATGATTGCGGGCGTAGAAGGTTCCGATTCTTCTGATGCGGTCAGTTTTGTGGTCTCGGATAACGGGCCTGGTTTTGATCCCCAGATGCTGGTGCGCGTTTTTGAACCTTACGTAACCACCAAGCCCACCGGCACGGGTCTGGGACTTGCTATAGTTAAGAAAATCATCGAGGAGCACGGCGGCAGAATCGATGTTTCCAATCGTCGTGAGGGGGGGGCTCGCATTTCCATCCTCTTTACCCGGCTTGCTGGCCAGCATATTCGTCTGGACTCTGGGCGGCGAGCAAACGATAATGCGTAA
- a CDS encoding HAMP domain-containing sensor histidine kinase yields MLALGFLALALSLYDTRDELRRISLSLQAEEIAHDFQTHDFLDKLPRYYADGEMSYSLYNAQGGLLQISDNLDSPRRLRPSRPEDELALFKLPQRSGNIVSVSVTLSNGDILMVAKRDERERELIGALLQARMWRSLMLWLPFCALGLLLITWLVHWTLRPVRQAAELAATLGPAQPELRLPVSELPTEIRPLAHAVNQSLDRLMQAYEHEQHLVADAAHQLRTPLAVMSLRLQTTAQAQQKDWDLLRGDITHLQRLLSQWLSLARKQEQTMALPDQTALAPLCRRAMGELWPLFEQAGRELQFQDDSQQDIVQASEMDLAEAIANALDNALTHGSGTVTLHLHQPQPGLCAIDIIDQGPALDEGTASLVFERFHKQDSGSQGAGLGLTIVRQILLRHGGQAFFLPGSRCTLRLLLPLDTQAQVASDKPGV; encoded by the coding sequence ATGCTAGCGCTGGGATTTCTGGCCTTGGCGCTGTCCTTGTACGATACCCGCGACGAATTGCGCCGTATCAGCTTGTCTTTGCAGGCCGAGGAAATCGCCCACGATTTCCAAACCCATGATTTTCTGGACAAATTGCCGCGCTACTACGCTGACGGTGAAATGTCCTATTCGCTCTACAACGCGCAAGGCGGGCTGCTGCAGATATCAGACAACCTGGATAGTCCCCGGCGTCTTCGTCCTTCCCGGCCCGAAGACGAACTGGCCTTGTTCAAGCTGCCACAGCGTAGTGGCAACATCGTTTCTGTCTCCGTCACCCTGTCCAATGGTGACATTCTGATGGTCGCCAAACGGGATGAACGCGAACGCGAGTTGATCGGTGCCTTGCTACAGGCGCGGATGTGGCGCTCCCTGATGCTTTGGCTGCCCTTCTGTGCCCTGGGCCTGCTCTTGATTACCTGGCTTGTTCACTGGACATTGCGTCCTGTTCGGCAAGCCGCCGAGCTGGCCGCTACCCTGGGGCCGGCACAACCCGAGCTGCGCCTGCCCGTCAGCGAATTGCCCACTGAAATTCGTCCACTGGCACACGCAGTGAACCAGAGTCTGGACCGGCTGATGCAGGCTTATGAGCACGAACAGCACTTGGTCGCTGATGCAGCCCATCAGCTACGCACGCCCTTAGCGGTCATGTCCTTGCGTTTGCAAACAACGGCTCAAGCACAACAAAAAGACTGGGATCTGTTACGCGGGGACATCACCCACCTCCAACGTCTGCTTAGCCAGTGGTTGAGCCTGGCGCGCAAGCAGGAGCAAACCATGGCACTGCCAGACCAGACAGCCCTGGCTCCACTCTGTCGTCGCGCCATGGGCGAGCTCTGGCCGCTTTTCGAGCAGGCAGGCCGCGAGCTGCAGTTTCAGGATGATAGCCAGCAGGACATCGTGCAGGCCTCCGAAATGGATCTGGCCGAAGCCATTGCCAATGCGCTGGACAATGCCCTGACCCATGGCTCCGGCACGGTCACCTTGCATCTGCACCAGCCACAGCCTGGCTTGTGCGCCATCGATATCATTGACCAGGGCCCCGCCCTGGATGAGGGAACGGCAAGCTTGGTCTTTGAACGTTTCCACAAACAGGACAGCGGCAGCCAAGGAGCGGGATTAGGACTGACCATTGTGCGCCAAATCCTGTTGCGCCATGGCGGGCAAGCCTTTTTCCTGCCCGGCTCCCGCTGCACCCTGCGCTTGCTGCTTCCGCTGGATACGCAGGCCCAGGTGGCCTCTGACAAACCAGGCGTTTAG